Within Acidimicrobiales bacterium, the genomic segment TGGATGAAGGTGAGGCCTCCTGCTCGGACGAATCGTCTCGACGGCCACGTCGGGAGCCCCATCTCGGTGAGCCCACCCTCCGCCTCGAGCCCCCGGCGCACCACGTCGAAAGCGCACTCGGCGAGGCTGTGGTCGGCAGGTTCGGGTAGAGGGAAGTGGACTCGCAGGCGATGGTGGCGGCATTCGTTCCGGAGAGCGGTGCTCACCCTGACGAAGTCCTCGTCGGCTCGCAATTGCAGCACGGTCGTGACCTCGACATCGCGTGATCCGGTCCTCTCACCGTTCTCGATCCTTTCCGGCCAACGGAAAGTGGCTCGTATCCGCACTCGGCCGCGCAACGGCCCCCTCTCGAGAACCTCGACCACGACCCGTTCGGGCCTGTCCACCACCACGTCGCGGTGCGGGGGGCACCAGTTGTAGGTGTCCCCCGCATCCCCCCCGTCCACCAGCCTGCCCAGACCCGCAGCGCTTGTTCCCGGTCCGCCCCCGCCGTCGGAGGCCCGCATGTCCCAGAGCCCGTCCGGTCGCACCTTCACCTCCAGGCGTCCGTTTCGCAGCGAGACGCCGCCTTCGTGGTCGGACACCTCGACCGGTGGCACCCCGAGCGGCTCGCGCCTCACCGCCGACCAGCCGAACCCCGGGATCAGACCGCAGAAGGCGAGGGCTCGCCACCGAGGTGGACGCACCAGCTCGACCACCGCCGCGTGACAGGCGTGTGCCTCCGCCTCGATGTCGGCGATCACGCGTGACGTCTTCTCCCGCTCCTCGCCGGGCGCGGCGCGACGGAGAGTGACCTTCAACACCCCGTCGACCTGCTCGACGCGGTGGCCGGATACGCCTCCGCGCTCGTCGGAGATCCAAGCAGCCAGTGTGGCTGCGAACTGGGGTGGCACCGGGATCCGAGTGACCGTCGGTCGCCGGTCGAGGAGCTGGACACCCTCGCACGCGGCGTCCGCAGGCGGTTCGCCGTCGAAGTCGACCTCGACCACGGCGCTGCGAGGGCGTGGTGTCGTGTTGACCACCACCGGCCCCCTCGAGGCCAGGCTGCCGCCGAAGGTGTCGAGAGCCCTCTCGGCGAGCCGGAACGCGACCGTCGCCGCCCTCGCGTAGCGTGCGAGGACCTCTCTGCAGACGTCGTCGTGGGAGCAGGCGCAGATCGAGTCGTGTGCGGAGTTGCGCACCACTTCGAGCCATGCGTGATCGAGTTCGGCCGCCGGCCATCGGGCCGGTTGGTCGAAGAGGGCGCAGAGTGGTTCGGCATGTCGTTCGAGGGCCGCGGTCGCCTTCGCTGCGGCGAGTTTGACGTCGACACGGTTCGACGCAACGCCCATCAGCAGGTTCGCTCTCGCCGACGACCGGAGCTCGCCCCTCCAGACGGGCAGACCGTCTCGGCGCGCCGATGCGAGGTGCTCCTCCAGGGAGGTGATCGCGAACTCCATTCCGTCGACACAGGAACGAGCTTCTTCGAGCAGGCGGGGCAGTCGGCGATCCGGCATCTGGTGGTCGGTCCCCTGCATCCAAAGCACCGCCTCGCCCACGTACTCGCCGTTCTTGGCGACGAACCTGCGTACCTGCTCGACCAGCTCGGCCCCGTCCGGAGGAAGGTGTGCTCCGTTGCCGTACCCCTCGGGGAGATACTCGGCGCGCACCCGGGATCCGTCCGGCGCCTCCCACCAGAACGCTTCGGCGCGGATCGCGGATGGGACACCCCGCCAGACCACGGCGTGCTCGAAACCCATCTGCTTCAGTAGTTGAGGCATCTGCGCGATGTGACCGAACATGTCC encodes:
- a CDS encoding alpha-mannosidase: MTLAVHVVPHTHWDREWYEPFESFRLRLVELVENLLEILEGDPSFTHFQLDGQMAVVDDFLELRPDQEERLRRLVASGRISVGPWYTLPDEFLVSGETLVRNLQLGVTRAAAFGGPMPIGYLPDMFGHIAQMPQLLKQMGFEHAVVWRGVPSAIRAEAFWWEAPDGSRVRAEYLPEGYGNGAHLPPDGAELVEQVRRFVAKNGEYVGEAVLWMQGTDHQMPDRRLPRLLEEARSCVDGMEFAITSLEEHLASARRDGLPVWRGELRSSARANLLMGVASNRVDVKLAAAKATAALERHAEPLCALFDQPARWPAAELDHAWLEVVRNSAHDSICACSHDDVCREVLARYARAATVAFRLAERALDTFGGSLASRGPVVVNTTPRPRSAVVEVDFDGEPPADAACEGVQLLDRRPTVTRIPVPPQFAATLAAWISDERGGVSGHRVEQVDGVLKVTLRRAAPGEEREKTSRVIADIEAEAHACHAAVVELVRPPRWRALAFCGLIPGFGWSAVRREPLGVPPVEVSDHEGGVSLRNGRLEVKVRPDGLWDMRASDGGGGPGTSAAGLGRLVDGGDAGDTYNWCPPHRDVVVDRPERVVVEVLERGPLRGRVRIRATFRWPERIENGERTGSRDVEVTTVLQLRADEDFVRVSTALRNECRHHRLRVHFPLPEPADHSLAECAFDVVRRGLEAEGGLTEMGLPTWPSRRFVRAGGLTFIHEGLHEYELVDVRDGVAHELAVTLLRSVDVISRGPMPTRPLPAGPPVHTPEALLLRDLEFSYAVHVGSSNPFELADEFLVEPHVVHGSGGGSTPETGSMLELSGAEVSAVRREGGLLQVRIFNPTDEDSVVQLPGRRGWLVDLAGRTLGEFDGSVPLGPHAIATLMIT